One Rhizobium sp. 9140 genomic region harbors:
- the istB gene encoding IS21-like element ISRel5 family helper ATPase IstB encodes MKNAHVIDEARLAIMLNELRLPTIKTLWPQFAEQADREGWPAARFLSAIAEHELAERANRRIERHLAEAHLPPGKTLDSFAFDAVPMISKAQVMAMTAGDTWLAKGANILMFGPPGGGKSHLAAAIGFALIENGWRVLFTRTTDLVQKLQVARRELQLESAIDKLNKYDLLILDDLAYVTKDQAETSVLFELISARYEHRSILITANQPFGEWNRVFPDPAMTLAAVDRLVHHATIFEMNVESYRRRAALEEKRQRGRPASFAPIRTSALPVAERQSENDEDLASGNQHDNFIPTAT; translated from the coding sequence ATGAAGAACGCCCACGTCATTGATGAAGCACGGCTCGCCATCATGCTCAACGAACTTCGGCTACCGACCATCAAAACGCTGTGGCCGCAATTTGCCGAGCAGGCGGACCGGGAGGGATGGCCAGCCGCTCGTTTCCTGTCGGCGATTGCCGAGCACGAGCTGGCAGAGCGTGCCAATCGCCGAATTGAAAGGCATCTCGCCGAGGCGCACCTGCCGCCCGGAAAGACCTTGGACAGCTTCGCCTTTGACGCTGTACCCATGATCTCGAAGGCGCAGGTTATGGCAATGACCGCCGGCGACACTTGGCTCGCCAAAGGAGCTAACATCCTCATGTTCGGTCCCCCCGGCGGAGGAAAAAGCCATCTCGCCGCCGCTATCGGCTTTGCGCTGATCGAGAACGGATGGCGGGTCCTGTTCACCCGGACAACCGATCTTGTGCAGAAGCTCCAGGTCGCCCGCCGGGAACTGCAGCTCGAATCCGCCATCGACAAACTCAACAAGTACGACTTGCTCATCCTCGATGATCTCGCCTACGTCACCAAGGACCAGGCGGAAACAAGCGTGCTCTTCGAACTGATCTCGGCACGATACGAGCATAGATCGATCCTGATCACGGCAAACCAACCTTTTGGAGAATGGAACCGGGTCTTTCCCGATCCCGCGATGACACTCGCAGCGGTCGACCGGCTCGTACATCACGCCACGATCTTCGAGATGAATGTCGAAAGTTACCGGCGCAGAGCGGCGCTTGAGGAGAAACGGCAACGCGGCCGACCAGCCTCGTTCGCGCCAATCAGGACCTCAGCCTTGCCTGTCGCGGAGCGGCAATCAGAAAACGACGAAGATCTTGCCAGCGGCAATCAGCATGATAACTTCATCCCGACCGCGACCTAA
- a CDS encoding IS5 family transposase (programmed frameshift), translating into MWTIENRGRYDRSKLRYPSDLTDEEWALVEPLIPAGKRGGGKRTVVLREVVNGLMYVLSTGCQWRAVPKDLPPRSTLFGYFDLWNWDGTLGRLHAELYVKCREAMGREASPTAAVIDSQSVKGAEKGGPCIDPCGYDAGKKIKGKKRHILVDTVGLLLNALVHPADIQDRDGGALVLRTLFGRYPFLTKLFADGGYQGPIFAKAQKKARPGLNTEIVKRSDAAKGFEILPRRWVVERTFAWLGRCRRLAKDLENLSTNALAFLKLASIRLMLRRLCAN; encoded by the exons ATGTGGACGATCGAAAACCGCGGACGATATGATCGCAGCAAATTACGATATCCGAGTGATCTGACGGATGAAGAATGGGCTCTTGTCGAGCCGTTGATCCCGGCTGGTAAGCGGGGCGGCGGCAAGCGCACGGTGGTTTTGCGCGAGGTGGTGAACGGCCTCATGTATGTCCTGTCGACAGGTTGCCAGTGGCGGGCGGTACCAAAAGACTTGCCGCCCCGAAGTACGCTGTTTGGCTATTTCGACCTGTGGAACTGGGACGGAACGCTCGGCCGCCTCCATGCTGAGCTCTATGTGAAATGCCGGGAAGCAATGGGCCGCGAAGCAAGTCCTACGGCTGCGGTGATCGATAGCCAGAGCGTCAAAGGCGCCGAAAAAGGGGGGC CTTGCATCGACCCGTGCGGGTATGATGCGGGGAAAAAGATCAAAGGCAAGAAGCGCCATATTCTTGTCGACACGGTAGGTCTGCTGCTAAACGCCCTGGTCCACCCGGCAGACATTCAAGACCGCGATGGCGGGGCTCTGGTTCTGCGGACATTATTCGGGCGCTATCCGTTTTTGACAAAGCTATTCGCCGACGGCGGCTATCAGGGACCGATCTTTGCCAAGGCACAGAAGAAGGCCAGACCAGGTCTGAACACTGAAATCGTCAAGCGATCCGATGCTGCAAAAGGCTTCGAGATATTGCCACGCCGTTGGGTCGTGGAGCGAACCTTTGCGTGGCTTGGGCGATGCCGGAGACTGGCCAAAGACCTCGAGAACCTATCGACAAATGCGCTCGCCTTCCTCAAACTCGCATCCATCCGCCTGATGCTGCGAAGGCTATGTGCAAACTGA
- the istA gene encoding IS21 family transposase → MRLFMKYRQTHSVEVAASKASISRATAYRLDKETQLPSQGKAPRKRRRPDPLEPIFEAEVVPLLKAAPGIRAVAVYNEMLRRHPDLSEGIRRTLERRIRSWRAVHGEAQEVIFRQTHEPGRLGLSDFTDASGLDVTIAGQPLDHLFYHFRLVWSGFEHAHVILGGESFVALAEGLQNALWSVGGTPLYHRSDSLSAAFRNLDADAKVDLTHRYDQLCSHYRMTPTRNNRGVAHENGSIESSHGHLKNAVHDALLMRGTKEFDDLSSYRAFVDEIVSRRNAAHGKRIDAERSHLQALPERRTTDFEEIVVTVSRTGGFTLRKVFYTVPSRLIGHRLRVRLFDDRLDVFVGGTHLMTLRRGRGHPDGRHDQVVNYHHVIHSLRKKPMALRGLVYRDKLFPRQEYRKAFEALIEHLPDKQACKITVELLALAHDRGCERELAEELARTLDAGDLPDLVAMRTLFGPDPAKLPTVHVQLASLNGYEALIGTGEAA, encoded by the coding sequence ATGAGACTCTTCATGAAGTACCGACAAACGCATTCCGTAGAGGTCGCCGCGTCAAAAGCGTCGATCAGCCGGGCCACGGCATACCGCCTCGACAAAGAGACGCAACTTCCATCTCAGGGCAAAGCGCCGCGTAAACGCCGGCGCCCTGATCCTTTGGAGCCGATATTCGAGGCAGAAGTCGTCCCACTCCTGAAGGCCGCGCCCGGCATCCGTGCCGTCGCTGTCTACAACGAGATGCTGCGCCGACATCCAGACCTTTCTGAAGGTATCCGCCGCACGCTTGAGCGACGCATCCGGTCGTGGCGTGCTGTTCATGGCGAAGCGCAGGAGGTCATCTTCCGCCAGACGCACGAGCCAGGCCGGCTGGGCCTGTCGGATTTTACCGACGCCAGCGGCCTTGATGTGACGATCGCCGGCCAGCCGCTTGATCACCTTTTCTATCACTTCCGGCTTGTCTGGTCCGGCTTCGAACATGCCCATGTCATTCTCGGCGGGGAGAGCTTTGTGGCTTTGGCCGAAGGACTTCAAAATGCCCTGTGGTCCGTGGGTGGCACGCCGCTCTATCATCGAAGCGACAGCCTATCGGCGGCCTTCCGCAACCTCGACGCCGATGCCAAGGTTGATCTCACGCACCGTTACGACCAGCTTTGCTCCCATTATCGTATGACCCCGACGCGCAATAACAGGGGCGTCGCGCATGAGAATGGTTCGATTGAAAGCTCCCACGGGCATCTCAAGAACGCCGTTCATGATGCCCTGCTGATGCGGGGGACCAAGGAATTCGACGATCTCAGTTCTTACCGCGCCTTTGTCGACGAGATCGTCAGCCGTCGCAATGCTGCCCATGGCAAGCGCATCGATGCAGAACGATCCCATCTGCAGGCGCTGCCCGAGCGCCGGACCACCGACTTCGAGGAGATTGTCGTCACGGTGTCCCGGACGGGCGGCTTCACCTTGCGCAAGGTCTTCTACACCGTGCCATCCCGCCTGATCGGCCACAGGTTACGAGTTCGCCTGTTCGACGATCGGCTGGATGTCTTTGTCGGCGGTACGCATCTGATGACATTGCGCCGAGGACGCGGCCACCCCGACGGGCGACACGATCAGGTCGTCAACTACCACCACGTCATCCATTCCCTGCGCAAGAAGCCGATGGCGCTCCGCGGCCTCGTTTATCGCGACAAGCTCTTCCCGCGTCAGGAATATCGCAAGGCCTTCGAAGCCCTCATCGAGCATCTTCCCGACAAGCAGGCTTGCAAGATCACCGTCGAACTCCTGGCGCTGGCCCATGACCGCGGTTGCGAGCGCGAACTTGCCGAAGAATTGGCCAGGACACTCGACGCCGGTGACCTACCGGATCTGGTCGCCATGCGAACACTCTTTGGTCCGGACCCAGCGAAGCTACCGACCGTTCATGTGCAGCTCGCATCGCTCAACGGTTATGAGGCCCTGATCGGGACGGGAGAAGCCGCATGA
- a CDS encoding Fic family protein, protein MKWNWQNTDWPNFRYDTASLISLEQKFLQSAGEVIGAVRHFNDDDSNQLRIELLSDEAVKTSEIEGEFLDRVSVQSSLRRQFGLNTDDRQIRPQERGIAEMMADVYRSWHRPLCHEGLFHWHSMLMAGNRYIETVGAYRTHEDAMQIVSGRLDKPTIHFEAPPSRQVAAEMETFSTWFNQSGPDGQTSLQALTRAAVGHLYFESIHPFEDGNGRIGRALAEKSLAQNIGQPSLISLALTIEKRRKAYYSELERHQRTLDITDWVIFFSETILDAQQATLERVDFFIQKAKFYDRFRDKLNERQEKVVARIFKEGTAGFKGGLSAENYISITDTSRATATRDLQQLVEIGALTRTGERRHTRYSLSLQK, encoded by the coding sequence ATGAAATGGAACTGGCAAAACACTGACTGGCCAAACTTCAGATACGACACCGCAAGCCTGATATCGTTGGAGCAGAAATTCTTGCAGTCCGCCGGCGAGGTTATCGGTGCTGTTCGACATTTCAACGATGACGACAGCAACCAACTTCGCATTGAGTTGCTGAGCGACGAAGCGGTCAAGACCTCAGAGATTGAGGGGGAATTTCTGGACCGCGTGAGTGTCCAGTCATCACTCCGCCGGCAGTTCGGGCTAAACACTGATGATAGACAGATCCGCCCCCAAGAGCGGGGGATCGCCGAGATGATGGCGGATGTTTATCGAAGTTGGCATAGGCCGCTGTGTCATGAGGGACTGTTCCACTGGCATTCAATGCTGATGGCCGGAAACCGATATATTGAAACGGTTGGTGCTTACCGCACGCATGAAGACGCCATGCAGATTGTATCGGGTCGATTGGACAAACCCACTATCCACTTCGAGGCTCCCCCATCTCGCCAGGTTGCCGCTGAGATGGAGACCTTCAGCACATGGTTCAATCAATCCGGGCCAGATGGTCAAACGTCGCTTCAAGCTTTGACGCGCGCCGCAGTAGGACACCTTTATTTTGAAAGCATACATCCATTTGAGGATGGCAACGGCCGAATTGGACGCGCGCTCGCCGAGAAATCCCTAGCGCAAAACATAGGGCAGCCAAGCCTCATTTCACTCGCCTTGACAATCGAGAAGCGCCGGAAGGCTTATTATTCAGAGCTTGAGCGGCACCAGCGCACGCTTGATATCACCGACTGGGTCATTTTCTTTTCAGAAACTATCCTGGATGCTCAACAGGCGACGCTTGAGCGCGTAGATTTCTTCATCCAGAAAGCAAAGTTCTATGATCGTTTTCGGGACAAACTGAACGAGCGGCAAGAAAAGGTAGTCGCGCGCATCTTCAAGGAAGGCACGGCTGGCTTCAAGGGAGGTCTAAGTGCCGAAAACTATATCTCGATCACAGATACATCCCGCGCTACAGCAACACGCGACCTTCAGCAACTCGTGGAGATCGGTGCACTGACGCGTACGGGTGAACGTCGACATACTCGGTACTCACTGTCATTGCAGAAATAA
- a CDS encoding branched-chain amino acid ABC transporter permease produces MSFFLETLITGLFAGLMYALVAIGFVLIYKASGVFNFAQGAMVFLAALAFVTLVEHGFPFWIAFLATAALMVVVAILVEALVLRPLRNRDSLTLFMATLGLSFVIDGTAQFFLGTDVHMLDLGIDDIAEDYAGILISHFDIVASLIVVTLVAVLAIVFSKTRMGVSLRAVADDTLAAQSIGIRLPVIWRIVWSVAGLVALVAGLLWGARQGVQFSLSLITLKALPVLIIGGFSSIPGAIAGGLIVGASEALADIYLGPLVNGSVSTWFAYILAVAFLLIRPAGLFGDRDIERV; encoded by the coding sequence ATGTCCTTTTTTCTGGAAACCCTGATCACCGGCCTCTTCGCCGGGCTGATGTATGCGCTCGTCGCCATTGGGTTCGTGCTGATCTACAAGGCGTCGGGCGTCTTCAACTTTGCCCAGGGCGCAATGGTCTTTCTGGCGGCGCTCGCCTTCGTCACCCTCGTGGAGCACGGATTTCCGTTCTGGATCGCGTTCCTCGCGACGGCGGCGCTGATGGTCGTGGTGGCGATCCTGGTCGAGGCTCTCGTGCTCCGACCCCTGCGCAACCGGGATTCGCTAACCCTCTTCATGGCCACGCTGGGTCTCAGTTTCGTCATCGACGGCACAGCACAGTTCTTTCTCGGCACCGACGTGCACATGCTCGATCTCGGCATCGACGATATCGCCGAGGACTATGCCGGCATCCTGATCAGCCATTTCGACATTGTTGCCTCCCTGATCGTCGTCACCCTGGTCGCGGTCCTTGCCATTGTCTTCAGCAAGACCCGGATGGGCGTCTCGCTCAGGGCCGTGGCGGACGACACGCTCGCTGCCCAATCCATCGGCATCCGTCTCCCGGTGATCTGGCGCATCGTCTGGAGCGTCGCGGGCCTCGTCGCTCTGGTCGCCGGCCTTCTCTGGGGCGCGCGCCAGGGTGTGCAGTTTTCGCTCTCGCTGATCACGCTCAAGGCTCTCCCGGTGTTGATCATCGGCGGCTTCTCCTCGATCCCCGGTGCGATTGCCGGCGGGCTGATCGTCGGCGCAAGCGAGGCGCTCGCCGATATCTATCTCGGGCCGTTGGTCAACGGCAGCGTCTCCACCTGGTTTGCATACATCCTCGCCGTCGCCTTCCTCCTCATTCGGCCCGCCGGCCTGTTCGGCGACCGTGACATCGAAAGGGTCTGA
- a CDS encoding LLM class flavin-dependent oxidoreductase, with the protein MIRQIRFNAFDMNCVGHQSPGLWKHPRDRSWKYKDLDYWQDLARTLERGIFDGIFIADVIGYYDVYKGSNYHAIEQAAQIPVNDPIQLAAPIALATEHLGIGITASTSFEHPYTFARRLATADHHTKGRIGWNIVTSYLESGAKNVGQGGLRSHENRYEVAAEYVEVLYKLFEGSWEEGSVQRDPVRGIFTDPTKVHEIGHKGTFFDVPGYHLSEPSPQRTPVLYQAGASGPGKAFAAAHAECVFVGAPSKALLKAYVSEIRQKAAASGRDPKKVLIYNLTTLIIDETDEKAQKRFEEYQSYTSYDGSLVLMSGWSGIDFGQYASTDALKKVETNAIVSMVEHFAGKDKTWTVEELAKWGGIGGVGPVFVGSPGTIADILQDWAEETDVDGFNLAYAVTPESFEAAVDLLVPELQKRGVYPTAYKPGTLREKLFGDGPYLPKNHPADAYRDIEAVKRRDAERASASALRSVVA; encoded by the coding sequence ATGATCAGGCAGATACGGTTTAACGCCTTTGACATGAATTGCGTAGGGCACCAGTCGCCGGGTCTCTGGAAACATCCACGGGATCGGTCCTGGAAGTACAAGGACCTCGATTACTGGCAGGATCTTGCGAGAACCCTGGAACGCGGCATCTTCGACGGGATCTTCATCGCGGATGTCATCGGCTATTACGATGTCTACAAGGGCTCGAACTACCATGCGATCGAGCAGGCGGCGCAGATCCCCGTCAACGATCCGATCCAGCTTGCCGCTCCGATCGCCCTTGCGACCGAGCATCTCGGCATCGGCATCACCGCTTCGACCTCCTTCGAGCATCCCTACACATTCGCACGTCGGCTGGCGACGGCCGACCACCATACGAAGGGACGGATCGGTTGGAACATCGTGACGTCCTATCTCGAAAGCGGCGCGAAGAATGTCGGCCAAGGCGGCCTGCGCAGCCATGAAAACCGCTACGAGGTCGCCGCCGAATATGTCGAGGTGCTCTACAAGCTGTTCGAGGGGAGCTGGGAGGAGGGCTCCGTGCAGCGCGATCCCGTCCGCGGGATCTTTACCGATCCGACCAAGGTTCACGAGATCGGCCACAAGGGCACGTTCTTCGACGTGCCGGGCTACCATCTGTCCGAGCCCTCGCCACAGCGCACGCCGGTTCTCTATCAGGCCGGGGCCTCCGGTCCGGGTAAGGCTTTTGCCGCAGCACATGCCGAATGCGTCTTCGTCGGCGCCCCCAGCAAGGCGCTGCTGAAGGCCTATGTCTCCGAAATCCGGCAAAAGGCGGCGGCCAGCGGCCGCGATCCGAAGAAGGTGCTGATCTACAATCTGACGACGCTCATCATCGACGAGACGGACGAAAAGGCCCAGAAGCGGTTCGAGGAATATCAGAGCTATACATCCTATGACGGCTCCCTCGTCTTAATGTCGGGATGGAGCGGCATCGATTTCGGGCAGTACGCATCGACGGACGCACTCAAGAAGGTCGAGACCAACGCCATCGTCTCGATGGTCGAGCACTTTGCCGGCAAGGATAAGACCTGGACGGTGGAAGAGCTTGCCAAATGGGGCGGTATCGGCGGCGTCGGTCCGGTTTTCGTCGGCTCGCCCGGCACGATCGCCGATATCCTTCAGGATTGGGCGGAGGAAACGGATGTCGACGGGTTCAATCTTGCCTATGCCGTGACACCGGAAAGCTTCGAGGCGGCGGTCGATCTGCTCGTGCCGGAACTGCAGAAGCGCGGCGTCTATCCCACGGCCTACAAGCCCGGCACCCTGCGAGAGAAACTTTTCGGCGACGGACCCTACCTACCGAAGAACCACCCTGCCGATGCCTATCGCGACATCGAAGCCGTCAAGCGCCGGGATGCCGAACGCGCATCGGCCTCTGCGCTGCGGTCGGTCGTCGCCTGA
- the ltrA gene encoding group II intron reverse transcriptase/maturase, translating to MIISEMQHKLATWAESEPNRRFDRLLRLIANREWLAEAARMVLASSGARTPGIDGMDKQKLQVKLDQHLDDLRASLLEETYCPQPVKRIYIPKPNGKLRPLGIPTLTDRIVQRAMLMAMEPIWESDFHRLSYGFRPERSVHHAVRTVRIQLQDGADTTRGRWIIEGDLASYFDTVHHRLLLKCVRRRVLDGRFVDLLYRFLKAGHIDRGLFTASSEGVPQGGVLSPLLSNIMLHEFDAWLEAKYLSDKARKDRWAWNFGIKQGRPITVRENRQWKPAVAYCRYADDFVVIVKGTRAQAEEIREECRAFLEGELKLALNMEKTHVTHVNDGFVFLGHRIIRKRGAHGRMSVVTTIPKEKAKGFVRRLTETLSGNHSVSTVDMISSLNRQLVGWAAFYKFTDFTAYVFRRIDHVVFWKMAHWLGHKYRSRIKPLMRKWVRVPEPGKAKTWLMFGRNERGKPVGKALHRLISSPKAQFRWRNPEENPYIFRIENRSTVTSHYHDVAMAMGQA from the coding sequence TTGATAATCAGCGAAATGCAGCACAAGCTCGCAACATGGGCCGAGAGCGAGCCAAACCGACGGTTTGATCGTCTTCTTCGGTTGATTGCCAATCGGGAATGGCTTGCCGAGGCCGCTCGGATGGTTCTGGCGTCAAGCGGCGCACGAACGCCGGGTATCGACGGAATGGACAAGCAAAAACTGCAGGTCAAACTGGATCAGCATCTGGACGACCTGCGGGCAAGCCTGCTGGAGGAGACTTATTGCCCCCAGCCGGTCAAGCGCATCTATATCCCGAAACCCAACGGCAAGCTAAGACCACTGGGTATTCCGACCCTGACGGATCGCATTGTCCAACGCGCCATGCTGATGGCCATGGAGCCAATCTGGGAGAGCGATTTCCATCGTTTATCCTATGGCTTCCGGCCGGAACGGAGCGTGCATCATGCCGTCCGCACCGTGAGGATACAGCTTCAGGATGGTGCCGACACGACGAGGGGCCGCTGGATCATCGAAGGTGATCTGGCCAGCTACTTCGACACGGTCCATCACCGGCTGCTTCTGAAATGCGTGCGGCGAAGGGTGCTGGACGGACGGTTCGTTGATCTTCTCTATCGGTTCCTAAAGGCAGGCCACATCGACCGTGGCCTGTTTACGGCCTCAAGCGAGGGTGTCCCGCAAGGCGGCGTTCTGTCACCGCTCCTGTCCAACATCATGCTCCACGAGTTTGATGCCTGGTTGGAGGCGAAATATTTGAGCGACAAGGCTCGCAAGGACCGATGGGCATGGAACTTCGGCATCAAGCAGGGCCGCCCCATCACGGTTCGCGAGAACCGGCAATGGAAACCGGCCGTTGCCTATTGCCGATACGCTGACGACTTCGTCGTGATCGTAAAAGGAACCAGGGCTCAGGCAGAGGAAATCCGCGAGGAATGCCGGGCGTTTCTGGAAGGTGAGTTGAAGTTGGCGCTGAACATGGAAAAGACCCATGTGACACACGTCAATGACGGCTTCGTCTTCCTGGGACACCGGATCATTCGCAAGCGAGGGGCACACGGACGGATGTCCGTCGTCACGACGATACCCAAGGAAAAGGCCAAGGGGTTTGTTCGCAGACTTACCGAAACCCTTTCCGGCAATCATAGTGTCAGCACGGTCGACATGATCTCCAGCCTGAACCGCCAATTGGTGGGATGGGCGGCGTTCTACAAGTTCACCGACTTCACGGCGTACGTCTTCCGGCGCATCGACCATGTTGTGTTCTGGAAAATGGCGCATTGGCTGGGACACAAGTACCGATCCCGCATCAAACCCTTGATGCGGAAATGGGTCAGGGTCCCGGAACCGGGCAAGGCGAAAACCTGGCTCATGTTTGGTCGAAATGAACGCGGTAAACCCGTCGGAAAAGCGCTACACCGGCTTATCTCAAGCCCCAAGGCGCAATTCCGGTGGCGCAATCCGGAGGAAAACCCATACATCTTCCGGATCGAGAACCGCAGTACCGTCACGTCTCACTACCATGACGTTGCTATGGCCATGGGCCAAGCTTGA
- a CDS encoding ABC transporter ATP-binding protein: MSDLLQLRDVSLSFKGVKAVNALSFSVATGEICALIGPNGAGKSSLLNVINGVYRADTGDIVFNGARFGAIQPQKAALLGIGRTFQHNALFHRLNVWENVLAGLSRQGAATFLENIFRFGRDGAERRRFTDRADEIIAFLHLDRHANTVVSTLSYGTQKRVDLARALVAAPKLLLLDEPMAGMNQEEKQEMSRVIAQVNRSFGTTIVLIEHDVGIVLNLASHVVVLDYGRKVADGTPDEVRNNPDVIAAYLGTVH, translated from the coding sequence ATGAGCGATCTCCTCCAGCTTCGCGACGTTTCGCTGTCCTTCAAGGGCGTGAAGGCGGTGAATGCCTTGAGCTTCAGCGTCGCCACCGGCGAGATCTGCGCCCTGATCGGCCCCAACGGGGCGGGCAAGAGCTCGCTCCTGAACGTCATCAACGGCGTCTACCGAGCCGATACCGGCGATATCGTTTTTAACGGCGCACGCTTCGGGGCGATCCAACCGCAGAAGGCGGCCTTGCTGGGTATCGGGCGAACCTTCCAGCACAATGCGCTCTTCCACCGCCTGAACGTGTGGGAAAACGTGCTGGCCGGCCTCTCGCGGCAGGGCGCCGCGACGTTTCTTGAAAACATCTTCCGCTTCGGCCGGGATGGGGCGGAGCGACGCCGGTTCACTGACCGGGCAGACGAAATCATCGCCTTTCTGCATCTCGACCGACACGCCAACACGGTCGTCTCGACGCTCTCCTATGGCACGCAGAAGCGCGTCGACCTCGCCCGCGCGCTGGTGGCTGCCCCGAAACTCCTGCTGCTGGACGAGCCAATGGCCGGCATGAACCAGGAGGAAAAGCAGGAAATGAGCCGCGTCATCGCCCAGGTCAACCGGTCCTTCGGAACGACCATCGTGCTCATCGAACACGACGTCGGCATCGTGCTGAACCTCGCCTCGCATGTCGTCGTCCTCGATTACGGCCGCAAGGTCGCGGACGGTACACCGGACGAGGTGCGCAACAATCCCGATGTCATCGCCGCCTATCTCGGCACCGTTCATTAG